The segment TCATGTTTATCGGAGAAGGTCCCGGTAAGCAGGAGGATTTGACCGGCCGTCCATTTGTAGGCAAAGCCGGAGAGCTATTAACTAGAATCATCGAAAAAGGGATTGGGATTCCAAGAGAAAGTGTCTTCATAGCTAACGTCACGAAATGTCGTCCCACCGTTGATCTAAAATTCGAAAAGGATCGCCCCCCGGACGAGGAAGAAACGATCGCTTGTTCGCCTTATCTGTTGCGCCAGATCACGATAATCCAACCTAAGGTAATCATTACGTTAGGAAATCCTTCCACTCGATTCATCCTTAGAACTCAAGAGGGAATTACTAAGCTCAGAGG is part of the Leptospira broomii serovar Hurstbridge str. 5399 genome and harbors:
- a CDS encoding uracil-DNA glycosylase, encoding MNTAEKAEQLKLIAEEVSKCTKCKLHSTRTQTVFGEGNPSAEIMFIGEGPGKQEDLTGRPFVGKAGELLTRIIEKGIGIPRESVFIANVTKCRPTVDLKFEKDRPPDEEETIACSPYLLRQITIIQPKVIITLGNPSTRFILRTQEGITKLRGKWGDFHGIPVMPTYHPSYVIRNGGENSPLKRDVWEDIKAVLEKLGWKR